Proteins from one Methanobacterium aggregans genomic window:
- a CDS encoding DUF5518 domain-containing protein, producing MTKYSIEVAVIISIIVYLILPFIGIKGIAQIIIMGFVATYITVTEKTSYKIGAIAAGAIGTLFAFYSFFTGPDLPYQLPNPLQLGLGVAVDSFFTIIMGLIISILIYVALGAIGGYIAELFLSDKKPKKQAPKKHRRDLNRVEYF from the coding sequence ATGACCAAATATTCTATAGAAGTCGCTGTAATTATCAGCATAATAGTTTACCTCATCCTACCATTTATTGGAATTAAGGGAATAGCTCAAATAATTATAATGGGATTCGTGGCAACTTACATTACTGTAACCGAAAAAACCAGTTACAAAATTGGAGCAATAGCTGCAGGTGCCATAGGAACATTATTTGCATTTTACAGCTTCTTCACAGGGCCGGATTTACCTTACCAACTTCCAAATCCCCTCCAACTGGGTTTAGGAGTAGCTGTAGACAGTTTCTTCACCATCATCATGGGGCTCATTATTTCAATTCTTATATACGTTGCTTTAGGTGCAATTGGAGGATACATCGCTGAACTCTTCCTTTCAGATAAAAAACCTAAAAAACAAGCTCCAAAAAAACACAGAAGGGATTTAAACAGGGTTGAGTACTTCTAA